One Ethanoligenens harbinense YUAN-3 genomic window carries:
- a CDS encoding CBS domain-containing protein, with amino-acid sequence MNIAFFITPKKDVVFETTDATMRQVIERMDYHRYTAIPILDEEGGYVGTLTEGDLLRKLKTTPGLDIRETSRIPVTDIPMRVQNKPVHISCDIEDLVQTVTAQNFVPVLDDDDRFIGIIKRSDILHYFFEKWMPGQTKTAAEKAASPRCQS; translated from the coding sequence ATGAACATCGCATTTTTCATCACCCCCAAAAAAGATGTGGTTTTTGAAACCACAGATGCAACCATGCGGCAGGTCATTGAACGGATGGACTACCACCGGTATACCGCCATCCCTATTCTGGATGAGGAGGGCGGTTATGTCGGCACACTGACCGAGGGTGATTTGCTGCGTAAACTGAAAACCACGCCGGGGCTGGATATTCGCGAAACCAGCCGGATTCCCGTGACGGATATCCCCATGCGGGTGCAGAACAAGCCGGTTCACATCAGTTGTGACATAGAGGACTTGGTGCAGACGGTGACCGCCCAAAATTTCGTCCCTGTGCTGGACGACGACGATCGCTTCATCGGGATCATCAAACGTAGCGACATCCTGCACTATTTCTTTGAAAAATGGATGCCCGGCCAAACGAAGACCGCCGCCGAAAAAGCCGCTTCGCCCCGCTGCCAGAGTTGA
- a CDS encoding alpha-amylase family glycosyl hydrolase has protein sequence MWAYNSVFYQIYPFGFCGAPKENDGITLNRIRKVTEWIPHIRKTGANAIYFCPIFSADRHGYDTRDYRTVDGRLGSNADFAAVCDSLHMAGFHVVLDGVFNHVGRGFWAFQDVLKNRERSLYKDWFVNLRFDGDNGYHDGLWYEGWEGHYELVKLNLQNPAVVQHLFDAIAGWVREFDIDGLRLDVAYSLPHDFLRSLRTFCNGLKPDFYLLGEVMHGDYRTVLNDEMLNSVTNYQAYKGLWSSFNSMNLFEINSTMENQYGLYQGKNMLNFVDNHDVTRVASILTNPEHLKLIYALLFAMPGTPCLYYGSEWGALGKKESGSDDELRPCFEEPVENDLTDFIAVCSKAYIQEKALHAGHFRKVLLTNRQYIFERECEGERILVAINADAERYVAHFNANAGCAVDLLTGKKHDFGGGSELMPYSAAYWKI, from the coding sequence ATGTGGGCTTATAACAGTGTCTTTTATCAGATCTATCCGTTCGGCTTTTGCGGCGCGCCCAAGGAAAATGACGGCATAACGCTCAACCGCATCCGGAAAGTAACCGAGTGGATTCCGCATATTCGGAAGACAGGGGCAAACGCCATCTATTTCTGCCCGATCTTTTCTGCGGACAGGCATGGTTATGATACCAGAGATTACCGTACGGTGGATGGCCGCTTGGGCTCGAACGCTGATTTTGCGGCCGTCTGCGATTCGTTGCATATGGCGGGTTTCCACGTTGTGCTGGACGGTGTCTTCAATCATGTGGGCCGCGGGTTCTGGGCTTTTCAGGACGTGCTGAAAAACCGCGAACGCTCCCTTTATAAGGACTGGTTTGTCAATCTGCGTTTCGATGGGGACAATGGCTATCACGACGGGCTCTGGTATGAAGGCTGGGAAGGGCATTATGAACTGGTCAAGCTGAATTTGCAGAACCCGGCGGTTGTCCAGCATCTGTTCGACGCCATCGCCGGCTGGGTGCGGGAATTCGACATCGACGGCCTGCGGCTGGATGTGGCATACAGCCTGCCGCACGATTTCCTGCGCAGTCTGCGCACGTTCTGCAATGGGCTCAAACCCGATTTCTATCTGCTGGGCGAAGTGATGCACGGGGATTACAGAACGGTGCTGAACGACGAGATGCTCAACAGCGTGACCAACTATCAGGCATATAAAGGACTGTGGTCGAGCTTCAACAGCATGAACCTGTTTGAAATCAACAGCACCATGGAAAACCAGTATGGGCTTTATCAAGGAAAAAACATGCTCAATTTTGTGGATAATCACGATGTGACCCGTGTGGCCAGTATCCTGACCAATCCCGAGCATCTCAAGCTGATTTATGCGCTGCTGTTTGCCATGCCGGGTACTCCCTGCCTGTATTACGGCAGTGAATGGGGGGCCTTGGGCAAAAAAGAATCCGGAAGCGACGACGAACTGCGTCCCTGCTTTGAGGAACCCGTCGAAAACGACCTCACGGATTTCATCGCTGTGTGCAGCAAGGCATATATACAGGAAAAGGCGTTGCACGCCGGGCATTTCCGCAAAGTGCTGCTCACCAATCGGCAGTATATTTTTGAGCGGGAGTGTGAAGGCGAGCGCATCCTCGTCGCCATCAACGCGGATGCGGAACGCTATGTGGCGCACTTTAACGCCAATGCAGGCTGTGCCGTCGATCTGCTGACAGGGAAAAAGCACGATTTCGGCGGAGGCAGCGAACTGATGCCGTACAGCGCGGCATATTGGAAGATCTAA
- a CDS encoding phasin family protein produces MELTLRKLLLAGIGSVASTYEKAEEIVGELVKKGEIAVNEGKELNEELKRQTDKYRTEDGKFNVQSLKDALADLNLATKQDIEDLKDRVEKLENR; encoded by the coding sequence ATGGAACTCACATTGCGCAAATTGCTGCTTGCGGGCATCGGCAGTGTCGCCTCCACGTATGAAAAAGCCGAAGAGATCGTCGGCGAACTGGTTAAAAAAGGCGAAATCGCCGTCAACGAAGGCAAAGAACTCAACGAGGAACTCAAACGGCAGACCGACAAATACCGCACCGAAGATGGAAAATTCAATGTCCAGTCGCTGAAAGACGCATTGGCCGACCTGAACCTCGCCACCAAACAGGACATCGAGGATTTGAAGGACCGGGTTGAAAAACTGGAAAACCGCTGA
- a CDS encoding HD-GYP domain-containing protein, giving the protein MQKEKAARNVLQGENLRRYPADSSIKNTEALFADGDWTDRADCWRNIIPLLEGLNRNVSFKETLDYIFNTFRAYIPYTHIGVALLDGKVIRGTYVATSPEHAGLAQKLRGYATDIRTTSLYQVIQSGQVRVINDLEAYLEGKPLRPYNRFLLEAGVRSSITFPLMQNEVPIGLVFFSSIQKNVYTAPHVQFLQILAGSLMFALERGILLENMVLTSTLSLAALTEERDVETGEHLLRIKRYSRLLAELLYQNKRFQTILDFKFIGDIERFSPLHDIGKVAIRDEILLKPGKLTPEEYRIMQTHTVYGAKVLRMADAKLKNWGRSMYRMGIEIAESHHEKWDGSGYPYGLNGEKIPLSARIVAVCDVFDALMSPRVYKRAYSFDETFEIMRKESAQHFDPVIFELFDKNKEAFRNLSNELPGNA; this is encoded by the coding sequence ATGCAGAAAGAGAAAGCCGCCCGCAATGTGCTGCAAGGAGAAAATCTTCGGCGGTATCCGGCAGACAGTTCCATAAAAAACACGGAGGCGCTGTTTGCAGACGGAGACTGGACCGATCGAGCCGACTGCTGGCGGAACATCATCCCCCTGCTTGAGGGACTGAACCGTAACGTTTCGTTTAAAGAAACACTCGATTATATCTTCAATACATTCCGGGCCTATATTCCGTATACGCATATCGGAGTGGCGTTGCTGGACGGAAAAGTGATCCGCGGTACCTATGTTGCAACCAGTCCGGAGCATGCCGGTCTGGCACAGAAACTGCGGGGATATGCGACGGATATCCGCACAACCTCTTTGTACCAGGTCATCCAGAGCGGGCAGGTGCGCGTCATCAACGATCTTGAGGCGTATCTGGAAGGCAAGCCGTTGCGTCCGTACAACCGCTTTTTGCTGGAAGCCGGCGTAAGGTCTTCCATTACGTTCCCGCTCATGCAAAACGAAGTTCCGATCGGGCTCGTATTCTTTTCCAGCATACAAAAAAACGTTTACACCGCTCCGCATGTGCAGTTTCTCCAGATCCTGGCGGGCAGCCTGATGTTTGCGCTGGAACGGGGTATCCTGCTGGAAAATATGGTGCTTACATCCACGCTTTCGCTGGCCGCTTTAACAGAGGAGCGCGACGTAGAGACCGGAGAGCATCTGCTGCGGATCAAGCGCTATTCTCGCCTGCTGGCGGAATTGCTGTATCAAAACAAACGGTTCCAAACGATTCTGGACTTCAAGTTCATCGGCGATATTGAGCGCTTCAGCCCGCTGCACGACATCGGAAAAGTAGCCATCCGGGACGAGATCCTGCTCAAACCGGGAAAACTCACCCCCGAGGAATATCGCATCATGCAGACACATACGGTTTATGGTGCAAAAGTGCTTCGGATGGCAGACGCAAAACTGAAAAACTGGGGGCGCAGCATGTACCGAATGGGTATCGAGATTGCCGAAAGCCACCATGAAAAATGGGACGGCAGTGGATATCCATATGGCCTGAATGGGGAAAAGATCCCGCTTTCCGCACGCATCGTGGCGGTGTGCGATGTGTTTGACGCGCTCATGTCCCCGCGGGTGTATAAACGGGCGTATTCGTTTGACGAAACATTTGAGATCATGCGAAAAGAAAGCGCACAACATTTTGACCCGGTTATTTTCGAACTGTTTGACAAGAATAAAGAAGCTTTCCGTAACCTATCCAATGAACTGCCCGGCAACGCATGA
- the ypeB gene encoding germination protein YpeB: MFGIKRRRTLIRVLSYTVSAFCLAVIAGISGYVMAYKYRMSIEYGYQRALTELSEHVDNIDIALQKAQYASTSAQLSGLSAEIWANAGAAQTDIAQMPLSTVNLSNTNKFLSQSGDYANSLTKQLNTDQAITDEQRNTIASLHGYADKLSTQLSDLNSDLQTGRITLFKAENVTKRNNPNQATPTSLQGGFLNIENTFANLPSLIYDGPFSDNVLKKDPVFTQGKAAVNRDEARSIAARFLSQNASALHEAGETGGNLPTWNFNVGNTSIFISKAGGYTVRMLANRAPAQAKLDTNAALQKAQAFLQARGITSVAETYYLTNNNICTINFAYQQNGVVVYPDLIKVGVALDDGGIVSFDSTGYLMNHHTRNLPAVKFTRAQIQAKLNPALTVQKVALAIIPTGGANEAYCYEFRTISRDNQQVIDYFNTQTGSEQQVLILKPTPGGMLAM, encoded by the coding sequence ATGTTTGGAATCAAACGCAGGCGCACGCTCATTCGTGTGCTCAGTTACACAGTATCGGCCTTTTGCCTTGCCGTTATCGCGGGCATAAGCGGTTATGTCATGGCGTATAAATACCGGATGAGCATCGAATATGGGTACCAGCGCGCACTCACCGAGCTTTCGGAACATGTGGACAACATCGACATCGCTCTGCAAAAAGCACAATATGCCAGCACCAGCGCCCAACTGAGCGGACTAAGCGCCGAGATTTGGGCCAACGCAGGCGCCGCGCAAACCGATATCGCGCAGATGCCGCTTTCCACCGTCAACTTAAGCAACACCAACAAGTTTCTTTCCCAGTCAGGCGACTATGCCAACAGCCTGACCAAGCAGTTGAATACCGACCAGGCTATCACCGACGAACAGCGCAACACCATTGCCAGCCTGCACGGCTATGCGGATAAACTGTCCACCCAGCTTTCCGATCTCAACAGCGATCTGCAGACCGGGCGCATCACGCTGTTCAAAGCGGAAAACGTGACGAAACGGAACAACCCCAATCAGGCCACGCCCACTTCCCTGCAGGGCGGCTTTCTCAACATCGAAAATACGTTTGCCAACCTGCCGTCACTGATCTATGACGGGCCGTTTTCCGATAACGTGCTCAAAAAAGACCCGGTGTTTACACAGGGAAAGGCTGCCGTAAACCGGGATGAAGCGCGCTCAATCGCCGCCAGGTTCCTCAGCCAGAACGCCTCCGCGCTCCATGAGGCCGGTGAGACCGGCGGCAACCTCCCCACCTGGAATTTCAACGTCGGCAACACCAGCATCTTTATCAGCAAGGCGGGCGGTTACACCGTGCGGATGCTCGCCAACCGTGCACCCGCGCAGGCCAAGCTGGATACAAACGCCGCTCTGCAGAAAGCGCAGGCTTTCCTGCAAGCACGGGGGATCACCTCCGTGGCGGAAACCTATTATCTCACCAACAACAATATTTGCACCATCAATTTCGCCTACCAGCAGAACGGCGTCGTCGTCTATCCCGATCTGATCAAAGTGGGGGTAGCACTGGACGACGGCGGCATCGTTTCGTTTGACAGCACCGGCTATCTCATGAACCACCATACCAGGAACCTGCCCGCCGTCAAATTCACCCGCGCACAGATACAGGCCAAACTCAATCCGGCACTCACGGTGCAGAAAGTCGCCCTCGCCATTATTCCAACAGGCGGAGCCAACGAAGCCTATTGCTATGAGTTCCGCACCATCAGCCGAGACAATCAGCAGGTCATCGACTATTTCAATACCCAGACCGGTTCCGAACAGCAGGTTCTCATCCTCAAACCCACGCCGGGCGGTATGCTCGCCATGTAA
- a CDS encoding HD domain-containing protein translates to MKAIQAMDPEQHTQRKAEFIDLLRGTDRPGMEDLLAWLENDTDFYTAPASTQFHGAFEGGLLNHSLAVYRYLKNFTKALSDVKEDSLVIMGLLHDLCKANFFIKTVRNVKIPGERRWEEQESYAINDQLPMGHGEKSVYLAMKYIPLTNEEALAIRWHMGGFDDAARAYAGGKAQSSAFHDYPVAAALNIADMYVTHILGQ, encoded by the coding sequence ATGAAAGCCATTCAGGCAATGGACCCCGAACAGCACACACAGCGCAAGGCGGAATTCATCGACCTGCTGCGCGGCACCGATCGGCCCGGTATGGAAGACCTGCTGGCATGGTTGGAAAACGATACGGATTTTTACACCGCGCCCGCCAGTACCCAGTTTCACGGCGCATTTGAAGGCGGTCTGCTCAACCACAGCCTGGCCGTTTACAGATATCTGAAAAACTTCACCAAAGCGCTTTCGGATGTCAAGGAGGACTCTCTGGTCATCATGGGGCTCCTGCACGATCTATGCAAAGCCAATTTCTTCATCAAAACGGTCCGCAATGTCAAGATTCCGGGCGAACGGCGCTGGGAAGAGCAGGAGTCCTACGCCATCAACGACCAGCTTCCCATGGGGCATGGAGAAAAATCCGTCTATCTCGCCATGAAATACATACCGCTGACCAATGAGGAAGCGCTTGCCATTCGTTGGCATATGGGCGGCTTTGACGATGCGGCCCGCGCCTATGCAGGCGGGAAAGCGCAAAGCAGCGCCTTCCACGATTATCCCGTGGCGGCCGCGCTCAACATCGCGGATATGTATGTCACCCACATCCTCGGGCAATAA
- a CDS encoding ABC1 kinase family protein, with product MKRERKRDRVRQIIAVFIKHGVTKGLKDPANLRRAFEELGPTFVKIGQVLSTRPDIIPPAYQKEFQKLQDTVEPESFEKIRAAIESSLHRPLESVFPVFDPKAIAAASLAEVHRATLTGGEDVAVKIQRPNAKKTILNDIAILRLLSRFFKIGPLFDVVNVQDVLNELEKNIQLELDFLKEAQNIRQFSRNNRDVRCISAPGVYDACTTETILVMQYIEGIKIKDIATLDAQGYDRQDIGVKLANNYMKQIFEDGFFHADPHPGNILVSGGQIVYVDFGLMGTLDKWTRKRLNDLFRGIAANDVDMMTEAIMRLGIQKSAVDIERLHDEIALFYEKYIAASFDALNIAELSKEMFRICRKNGIVIPKEVTMLGKGLLTMESVLASISPEINMMTISANYGVRQFLHGENVRQQVAEILRNAYQSGSLGVKIPAKLFRLVDKMQAGGFTIKVRDPERDRFLHRVDRMVNRAILCVLISALLIGASILLHTGATGRWNGFSWLGMAGYGCAAVLGIFLLIGILRSN from the coding sequence ATGAAAAGAGAACGTAAACGGGACCGGGTCAGGCAGATCATCGCCGTATTTATCAAGCACGGTGTCACGAAAGGGCTGAAAGACCCCGCGAACCTGCGCCGTGCCTTTGAAGAACTGGGACCGACTTTCGTCAAAATCGGGCAGGTTTTGTCGACGCGCCCGGATATTATTCCCCCCGCCTACCAAAAGGAATTCCAGAAACTGCAGGACACGGTGGAGCCCGAGTCGTTCGAGAAGATTCGTGCGGCCATAGAAAGCAGCCTGCACAGACCTCTTGAATCGGTGTTCCCCGTTTTTGACCCCAAGGCCATCGCCGCCGCATCTCTGGCGGAGGTGCACCGTGCCACTCTCACAGGCGGGGAAGATGTCGCTGTCAAGATTCAGCGGCCCAACGCCAAAAAAACCATCCTGAACGACATTGCGATTCTGCGCCTGCTGTCGCGTTTTTTCAAGATCGGCCCGCTGTTTGACGTTGTGAACGTGCAGGATGTATTGAACGAACTGGAAAAAAACATTCAGCTGGAGCTGGATTTTTTAAAAGAAGCACAGAACATCCGGCAGTTTTCCAGAAACAACCGTGATGTCCGCTGCATTTCCGCACCAGGCGTGTACGATGCCTGCACCACCGAAACCATTTTGGTCATGCAGTACATCGAGGGCATCAAGATCAAGGACATTGCCACGCTGGACGCACAGGGGTACGACCGGCAGGACATTGGTGTCAAGCTGGCCAACAACTACATGAAGCAGATTTTCGAGGATGGTTTTTTCCACGCTGATCCGCATCCCGGCAATATTCTCGTTTCCGGCGGCCAAATCGTGTATGTGGATTTCGGGCTGATGGGCACGTTGGATAAATGGACCCGTAAACGGCTCAATGATCTCTTTCGGGGCATTGCCGCAAACGATGTGGACATGATGACCGAGGCCATCATGCGCCTGGGTATCCAAAAAAGCGCGGTGGACATTGAACGACTCCACGATGAGATCGCGCTGTTTTATGAAAAATACATCGCGGCCTCGTTCGATGCGCTGAACATCGCGGAGCTTTCCAAAGAAATGTTCCGCATCTGCCGGAAGAACGGCATCGTCATCCCCAAAGAGGTGACAATGCTGGGCAAAGGCCTGCTGACCATGGAAAGCGTGCTGGCAAGCATTTCCCCGGAAATCAACATGATGACCATCTCCGCCAATTATGGGGTACGGCAGTTCCTGCACGGCGAAAACGTCCGGCAGCAGGTTGCGGAGATTCTCCGCAACGCATACCAGTCCGGTTCCCTGGGCGTTAAGATTCCCGCAAAACTCTTCCGGCTGGTGGACAAGATGCAGGCGGGCGGATTCACCATCAAAGTCCGGGACCCCGAGCGCGACCGGTTCCTGCACCGGGTCGACCGGATGGTCAACCGCGCGATCCTCTGTGTGCTCATTTCTGCCCTGCTTATCGGCGCCTCGATCCTTCTGCACACCGGCGCCACGGGGCGATGGAACGGTTTTTCGTGGCTCGGCATGGCAGGGTATGGCTGTGCCGCGGTGCTCGGCATTTTTCTGCTGATCGGCATTCTCCGGTCAAACTGA
- a CDS encoding lysozyme — protein MKKDGEIVTNVNLYTLQMQARLLEAMDNGAALQERTAGFDDPDGSVSFDDLLNACMASGGTSSLPAASASSAPAAAVSDAGQVSAAGSPASSCGEMRISDTGLQFVAEHEGYSATAYRGVDTQNLTIGYGHVLQPEETYSDLTQPQAMGLLKSDLSTYEDAVNREFSGTKLTQNQFDALVSFSYNLGANIWSKAPQFTSDVKNGASADVLKADFERISYCNGHQVQGLVNRRLDEFRLFEGQSV, from the coding sequence ATGAAAAAGGACGGTGAGATCGTGACCAATGTAAACCTCTATACGCTTCAAATGCAGGCCAGACTGCTTGAAGCGATGGATAACGGAGCGGCCCTCCAGGAACGGACCGCCGGCTTTGACGATCCGGACGGTTCCGTCAGTTTTGACGACCTGCTGAATGCCTGCATGGCTTCCGGCGGCACGAGCTCGCTTCCGGCAGCATCCGCATCATCCGCACCGGCTGCGGCCGTCTCAGATGCCGGGCAGGTATCTGCCGCAGGCAGCCCCGCATCGTCCTGCGGAGAAATGCGCATCTCGGATACGGGCCTGCAGTTCGTCGCCGAACACGAAGGCTATTCGGCCACCGCTTACCGCGGCGTGGACACACAGAACCTAACCATCGGATATGGACATGTCCTGCAGCCGGAAGAAACCTATTCCGACCTGACACAACCGCAGGCAATGGGGCTGCTTAAAAGCGACCTTTCCACTTATGAGGACGCGGTCAACCGTGAATTTTCCGGCACAAAACTGACACAGAACCAATTCGATGCGCTGGTGAGTTTTTCGTACAATCTCGGTGCCAATATCTGGAGCAAAGCGCCGCAATTCACCAGCGATGTGAAGAACGGCGCGTCGGCCGATGTGCTGAAAGCTGATTTTGAGCGCATCAGCTATTGCAACGGCCACCAGGTACAAGGGTTGGTCAACCGCCGGTTGGATGAGTTCCGTCTGTTTGAAGGACAATCTGTGTAA
- a CDS encoding DUF2461 domain-containing protein, producing the protein MAFEGFCAQAMDFLIENRLQNSKEWFEEHRERYEAWVLRPMRAMVEELTPTMLDIDPEFTVEPKVGRTISRIFRDVRRVKDGFLFRDEMWITFMRRKRCWEGQPGFYFGFGPDGLAYGYGYYQATPAAMEAMRGMILRKEPLFVQAMDAFSRQTCFCMNGERYKRSRFPDQPPDLRDWLDRKTLSFDCRSTDMDTFCSPRLVPLLADGFRQLAPLHAFFSAVEERRPHRQPAVSQG; encoded by the coding sequence ATGGCATTTGAAGGATTCTGCGCACAAGCGATGGATTTTCTCATCGAAAACCGCCTGCAGAACAGCAAAGAATGGTTTGAAGAGCATCGGGAGCGCTATGAAGCATGGGTACTTCGTCCGATGCGGGCGATGGTGGAAGAACTGACGCCCACGATGCTGGATATTGACCCGGAATTCACGGTGGAACCGAAAGTCGGGCGGACGATTTCCCGTATTTTCCGTGATGTGCGGCGTGTAAAAGACGGCTTTTTGTTTCGGGATGAAATGTGGATCACATTCATGCGCCGCAAGCGGTGCTGGGAAGGGCAGCCTGGGTTCTATTTCGGTTTTGGGCCGGACGGCCTCGCTTACGGCTATGGATATTATCAGGCGACGCCCGCCGCAATGGAAGCCATGCGCGGCATGATCTTGCGCAAAGAGCCGCTGTTTGTGCAGGCAATGGACGCATTTTCACGGCAGACATGCTTTTGCATGAACGGGGAGCGCTACAAGCGCAGCCGTTTTCCCGACCAGCCGCCGGACTTGAGGGATTGGCTTGACCGCAAAACGCTCAGTTTTGACTGTCGCTCAACGGATATGGACACCTTTTGTTCCCCGCGGCTGGTGCCCCTGCTGGCCGATGGATTCCGACAGCTGGCGCCCCTGCATGCGTTTTTCAGCGCGGTGGAGGAGCGCCGCCCGCACCGGCAGCCGGCCGTGTCGCAGGGATGA